A genomic region of Tigriopus californicus strain San Diego chromosome 1, Tcal_SD_v2.1, whole genome shotgun sequence contains the following coding sequences:
- the LOC131877279 gene encoding solute carrier family 35 member E1 homolog, with amino-acid sequence MGGVTSGEIREFGRVACICLLWYFVSSCNGVFGKWILTEFQHPFTITLVQLLSITIFIRPVCSFLRIRPMSNVSWRYYTRLVIPLAIAKFLSSVLAHVSIWKVPVSYAHTVKATMPFFTVLISRMFCGERFSCKTYMALLPVVLGVSVATLTEVSFDVIGLTSALLATAGFSAMTIVTKKIRDETGVHTIRLLLVTGQLSLFMFLPVWFFVDFQEVIRHPLLTAENSSFSILLLLVLDGMFHTLQNLLAFTLMNIVSPLTYSVANVSKRIVIITFSIFMLKNHVTTTNFLGILMSIVGVGLYNKVKYDEKRAKELPTSMKHLNNNSSSSYDRPPPKVNLWNNNGFTSRVKLAMPADYSRLNGSYNHQL; translated from the coding sequence ATGGGTGGTGTAACGAGTGGGGAGATCCGGGAGTTTGGGCGGGTGGCTTGTATTTGTTTGTTATGGTATTTTGTCAGTTCGTGTAATGGCGTGTTTGGGAAGTGGATTCTCACCGAATTCCAGCATCCATTCACCATCACTCTAGTGCAGTTGTTGTCAATCACCATCTTCATTCGTCCAGTGTGCTCGTTCCTGAGGATTCGTCCCATGTCTAATGTGTCTTGGCGATATTACACCCGGTTGGTCATACCTTTGGCCATAGCCAAGTTCCTCTCGAGTGTGTTAGCTCATGTGAGCATATGGAAAGTGCCCGTGTCCTATGCTCACACGGTGAAAGCCACCATGCCCTTCTTTACGGTGCTCATATCGCGCATGTTTTGCGGGGAGCGATTCTCTTGCAAGACCTATATGGCCTTACTTCCTGTGGTATTGGGGGTATCCGTGGCCACTTTAACAGAAGTGTCTTTCGATGTGATCGGCCTCACGAGCGCCCTGCTGGCCACGGCCGGCTTCTCAGCCATGACCATTGTCACAAAAAAGATTCGGGACGAAACGGGTGTGCACACGATCCGATTGCTTCTAGTCACTGGCCAGTTGTCTTTGTTTATGTTCCTTCCAGTATGGTTCTTTGTGGACTTCCAAGAGGTCATTCGACATCCTCTGCTCACGGCCGAAAACAGCTCATTCAGTATTTTACTTCTTTTGGTGCTTGATGGCATGTTCCATACCCTACAGAACTTGCTGGCCTTCACGTTAATGAATATTGTCAGTCCGTTGACGTACTCGGTGGCCAATGTGAGCAAGAGGATTGTCATCATCACCTTCTCGATCTTCATGCTCAAGAATCATGTAACCACGACGAACTTTTTGGGCATCCTCATGTCCATTGTGGGCGTGGGGTTGTATAACAAAGTGAAATATGATGAGAAACGTGCCAAAGAGCTACCAACGTCGATGAAGCATCTGAACAATAACTCTTCTTCCTCCTATGATCGACCTCCGCCGAAAGTGAATCTATGGAATAATAACGGCTTTACATCACGGGTCAAATTGGCCATGCCCGCAGATTATTCTCGTCTCAATGGGAGTTACAACCATCAATTATAG
- the LOC131884377 gene encoding uncharacterized protein LOC131884377 isoform X2 — protein MSKLLKEEGPKLTMVWTCSDEVNGEREPDGGQDGAQDRAQDGRGPNRPNPINDISGTRANQTSSTMAGPESPLMTRPPVASSTTLSLPAQAPKMATPSTETIFTSKAPKGSTSSAAFQKFHCGQCRKTFASCTAVRAHRKMRTCQPSNQETACSVEHEHEPLNLLFDSMDEALNWRVENQLDRYFSFKGSKSTRGVLGAYRYLRCNQNVKDKIAGAKKSKKAYLCSARITFNQTEMCCCPDPQSDLCLNAKQQVKVYGCVAHSHPMGRKNIRLSKIVKDRTASLLSSGITSEVVIDKYMSINDLDPQSKPVTYDDIYRIKKSLNLEGYDGKASEVRNVSNLLIDPSFRGFNYGKKFDVASMPEDIVGKVIETSGYFLLTYASPEMIQRFHDHPTIVSIDGTHGTNASKFVLITIVVFGIF, from the exons ATGTCCAAACTCCTGAAAGAGGAAGGGCCTAAGCTCACCATGGTCTGGACGTGTTCCGATGAGGTGAACGGGGAGAGAGAACCAGATGGAGGGcaggacggagctcaggacAGAGCTCAGGATGGACGAGGACCCAACAGACCCAACCCTATCAATGATATCTCTGGGACGAGAGCCAACCAAACCTCGTCCACTATGGCTGGTCCCGAATCACCGTTGATGACCCGTCCGCCGGTTGCCAGTTCTACTACTCTGTCCCTCCCAGCGCAAGCGCCCAAGATGGCTACCCCGTCCACAGAGACTATTTTCACGTCCAAGGCTCCAAAGGGATCCACTTCAAGCGCTGCATTTCAAAAGTTCCATTGCGGCCAATGCCGAAAAACTTTTGCGTCTTGCACGGCAGTTCGAGCCCATCGAAAAATGAGGACTTGTCAACCAAGTAACCAG GAGACTGCATGCTCGGTTGAACATGAACACGAACCACTTAACCTGCTGTTTGATTCTATGGACGAGGCTTTGAATTGGCGGGTAGAGAACCAACTGGACAGATATTTCTCCTTTAAAGGGAGCAAAAGTACCAGAGGTGTCCTAGGAGCCTATCGCTATTTGCGTTGCAACCAAAATGTCAAGGACAAGATAGCCGGAGCCAAGAAATCAAAAAAGGCTTACCTCTGCTCGGCCAG GATCACATTTAACCAAACAGAAATGTGTTGTTGCCCTGATCCTCAATCGGACTTGTGCTTGAATGCTAAGCAACAAGTGAAGGTATATGGCTGTGTCGCCCATTCTCACCCGATGGGACGGAAAAATATTCGATTATCGAAAATCGTCAAGGATCGGACGGCGTCTCTCCTTTCATCCGGTATCACGTCGGAAGTTGTAATAGACAAGTACATGTCTATTAATGACCTGGATCCCCAGAGTAAACCCGTCACCTACGACGATATTTACCGAATAAAGAAGAGTTTAAATCTTGAGG GTTATGATGGGAAAGCTTCTGAAGTCAGAAACGTTTCCAATCTATTGATCGATCCATCCTTCCGCGGTTTCAATTACGGAAAGAAATTTGACGTGGCCTCAATGCCGGAAGACATCGTTGGAAAAGTGATTGAAACCTCGGGGTATTTCCTTCTAACCTATGCCAGCCCCGAGATGATTCAGCGATTCCATGATCATCCCACAATAGTATCTATTGATGGTACTCATGGCACAAATGCAtctaaatttgttttgataacCATCGTGGTGTTTG GAATCTTCTGA
- the LOC131884377 gene encoding uncharacterized protein LOC131884377 isoform X1, translated as MSKLLKEEGPKLTMVWTCSDEVNGEREPDGGQDGAQDRAQDGRGPNRPNPINDISGTRANQTSSTMAGPESPLMTRPPVASSTTLSLPAQAPKMATPSTETIFTSKAPKGSTSSAAFQKFHCGQCRKTFASCTAVRAHRKMRTCQPSNQETACSVEHEHEPLNLLFDSMDEALNWRVENQLDRYFSFKGSKSTRGVLGAYRYLRCNQNVKDKIAGAKKSKKAYLCSARITFNQTEMCCCPDPQSDLCLNAKQQVKVYGCVAHSHPMGRKNIRLSKIVKDRTASLLSSGITSEVVIDKYMSINDLDPQSKPVTYDDIYRIKKSLNLEGYDGKASEVRNVSNLLIDPSFRGFNYGKKFDVASMPEDIVGKVIETSGYFLLTYASPEMIQRFHDHPTIVSIDGTHGTNASKFVLITIVVFDRRGEGTPVFQALVENENQIVFSAALKVLKSIAPVACGKVRTILSDTSHTFINSWRAIVNQDVIWSVCHWHLEKNWARKIQNADMYKEIKSLRQVADISLFTQKLLDIQTK; from the exons ATGTCCAAACTCCTGAAAGAGGAAGGGCCTAAGCTCACCATGGTCTGGACGTGTTCCGATGAGGTGAACGGGGAGAGAGAACCAGATGGAGGGcaggacggagctcaggacAGAGCTCAGGATGGACGAGGACCCAACAGACCCAACCCTATCAATGATATCTCTGGGACGAGAGCCAACCAAACCTCGTCCACTATGGCTGGTCCCGAATCACCGTTGATGACCCGTCCGCCGGTTGCCAGTTCTACTACTCTGTCCCTCCCAGCGCAAGCGCCCAAGATGGCTACCCCGTCCACAGAGACTATTTTCACGTCCAAGGCTCCAAAGGGATCCACTTCAAGCGCTGCATTTCAAAAGTTCCATTGCGGCCAATGCCGAAAAACTTTTGCGTCTTGCACGGCAGTTCGAGCCCATCGAAAAATGAGGACTTGTCAACCAAGTAACCAG GAGACTGCATGCTCGGTTGAACATGAACACGAACCACTTAACCTGCTGTTTGATTCTATGGACGAGGCTTTGAATTGGCGGGTAGAGAACCAACTGGACAGATATTTCTCCTTTAAAGGGAGCAAAAGTACCAGAGGTGTCCTAGGAGCCTATCGCTATTTGCGTTGCAACCAAAATGTCAAGGACAAGATAGCCGGAGCCAAGAAATCAAAAAAGGCTTACCTCTGCTCGGCCAG GATCACATTTAACCAAACAGAAATGTGTTGTTGCCCTGATCCTCAATCGGACTTGTGCTTGAATGCTAAGCAACAAGTGAAGGTATATGGCTGTGTCGCCCATTCTCACCCGATGGGACGGAAAAATATTCGATTATCGAAAATCGTCAAGGATCGGACGGCGTCTCTCCTTTCATCCGGTATCACGTCGGAAGTTGTAATAGACAAGTACATGTCTATTAATGACCTGGATCCCCAGAGTAAACCCGTCACCTACGACGATATTTACCGAATAAAGAAGAGTTTAAATCTTGAGG GTTATGATGGGAAAGCTTCTGAAGTCAGAAACGTTTCCAATCTATTGATCGATCCATCCTTCCGCGGTTTCAATTACGGAAAGAAATTTGACGTGGCCTCAATGCCGGAAGACATCGTTGGAAAAGTGATTGAAACCTCGGGGTATTTCCTTCTAACCTATGCCAGCCCCGAGATGATTCAGCGATTCCATGATCATCCCACAATAGTATCTATTGATGGTACTCATGGCACAAATGCAtctaaatttgttttgataacCATCGTGGTGTTTG atcgCAGGGGAGAGGGAACCCCAGTATTTCAAGCATTAGTCGAGAATGAAAACCAGATCGTGTTTTCTGCTGCCTTGAAGGTACTGAAGTCAATTGCTCCTGTGGCATGTGGAAAAGTCCGGACCATTTTAAGCGACACGAGCCACACCTTCATTAATTCTTGGAGGGCGATAGTTAATCAAGATGTGATTTGGAGTGTGTGCCATTGGCATTTGGAGAAGAATTGGGctagaaaaattcaaaatgccGATATGTACAAAGAGATAAAGAGCCTTCGACAAGTGGCGGATATCTCGTTGTTTACCCAAAAACTATTAGACATTCAAACAAAATAG
- the LOC131887721 gene encoding receptor-type tyrosine-protein phosphatase kappa-like, with protein MSEADQRLDVPTQGHEIPDYVCCVVTEGIWTWFGTILLSAILLTLATLKYCKSRFKKPRFLIKNQNLLLKSVIADDNGATKRIPESAIRTEDFPRHCLKRRKHQVVDDLEFATMTKSCHFSDISVAVRPENATKNQSLNSVPFDYNRVRLLDQSEDYVNASYVGNCINKRAWIVSQGPMEGTFLDFWNMVWQEKTPVIVMLTKTFEFIKIMCFQYWPAHLNMLDTYGRITVTLTQEESYANYKVRHFLMCNGNEARVLRQYHYTAWPVNAPPPPNSILNFRQRLRLDMESMAMTGPPVVHCSDGGSRSGCFLAIDDNLLMSEQSHQIDIFGTVKHLKEQRKSLLTSSDHVRYVYDVVEDFLLCGDTKLSIKGLLQELINKSKKDPQTGFNTYQREHGLLNSLLPRFSIGDCAAGHREENRTKNRNVLLVPPDENRPRLTSFQGTETSDYINAVFVDGYRMANEFICTEWPLNNTISNFWSLVYDQNIKTIVVLNHPKSNQMQSYPAFWPKDRDFVKSYGPVFHVENSGCQDFDGGKFSAWDLQLFKQDLEPKTMAMISDRKDISSLNNLLSNLRTPAKPLKLFQIHCWPPNQHVPNSTLALVHLIAKVDKWRGSDSNLIPDDKVLVISQDGYSRCGIFCTTAACLEQVYHRQEVDVFQAVKTVRQHRPQLVANTMEYKYCYDVVLHYVMNYIKPHTVRKFETARKKK; from the exons ATGAGTGAGGCCGATCAGAGGCTGGATGTGCCCACTCAGGGACATGAGATCCCCGATTATGTGTGCTGTGTGGTCACCGAGGGCATTTGGACGTGGTTTGGTACCATTCTCTTGAGTGCGATCCTTCTGACATTGGCGACGTTGAAGTACTGCAAGTCAAGATTTAAGAAACCTCGGTTTCTGATCAAGAACCAGAATCTTTTGCTCAAGAGTGTCATTGCAGATGATAATGGGGCCACGAAGCGGATCCCTGAAAGTGCCATACGAACCGAAGATTTCCCTCGGCATTGTCTCAAACGAAGAAAACACCAAGTAGTCGACGACCTCGAGTTCGCCACGATGACCAAGAGCTGCCATTTCAGTGATATTTCGGTGGCCGTGAGACCAGAAAACGCCACCAAGAATCAGAGTCTGAACTCTGTGCCTTTTGATTACAATCGAGTTCGACTCTTGGACCAAAGCGAGGACTACGTAAACGCTAGTTATGTGGGCAATTGCATCAACAAGAGGGCCTGGATCGTCAGCCAGGGACCCATGGAGGGAACTTTCTTAGATTTCTGGAACATGGTTTGGCAAGAGAAAACCCCAGTGATTGTGATGCTGACGAAAACATTCgaattcatcaaaatcatgtgCTTTCAATATTGGCCGGCTCATCTAAATATGTTGGACACTTATGGGCGAATTACAGTAACATTGACTCAAGAGGAGAGTTACGCAAACTACAAG GTTCGTCATTTTCTGATGTGCAATGGGAACGAAGCCAGAGTGCTCAGGCAATACCACTATACGGCTTGGCCCGTAAATGCTCCCCCCCCACCCAACTCAATCCTAAACTTCAGGCAAAGACTTCGCTTGGACATGGAATCGATGGCCATGACTGGGCCACCCGTTGTTCACTGTAGCGATGGAGGTTCAAGATCGGGTTGTTTTCTGGCCATTGACGACAACCTCCTCATGTCTGAACAAAGCCATCAAATCGACATCTTCGGGACGGTCAAGCACTTGAAGGAACAACGAAAATCTTTACTGACATCCTCTGACCACGTGAGATATGTGTATGATGTGGTCGAGGATTTCCTCCTTTGTGGTGACACAAAACTCTCGATCAAGGGTTTGCTGCAAGAACTCATTAACAAATCTAAGAAGGACCCTCAAACTGGGTTCAATACCTACCAGCGAGAGCATGGCCTCTTGAATTCCCTCCTGCCTCGGTTTTCGATTGGAGATTGCGCCGCCGGCCACCGTGAGGAAAATCGCACAAAAAATAGGAACGTCCTACTCGTGCCACCAGATGAGAACAGACCCCGTCTAACCTCGTTTCAAGGAACTGAGACTTCGGACTACATTAATGCGGTGTTCGTGGACGGGTATCGCATGGCAAACGAGTTCATATGCACCGAATGGCCCCTAAACAACACGATCTCGAACTTTTGGTCATTAGTGTACGATCAGAACATCAAGACCATCGTCGTACTGAATCACCCCAAAAGTAATCAAATGCAGAGCTACCCTGCGTTTTGGCCGAAGGACCGTGATTTTGTTAAAAGCTACGGTCCAGTGTTCCATGTGGAGAATTCGGGGTGCCAAGACTTTGACGGTGGGAAATTTTCAGCCTGGGACCTGCAACTCTTCAAGCAAGATCTTGAACCAAAAAC GATGGCTATGATTTCTGATCGCAAGGATATCTCCAGCCTCAACAATCTCCTGTCGAACTTAAGAACTCCGGCCAAGCCACTCAAATTATTCCAGATCCATTGTTGGCCCCCTAATCAACACGTACCCAATTCCACTTTGGCTTTGGTGCATCTGATTGCCAAAGTGGACAAATGGCGGGGGTCTGACTCGAATCTAATTCCGGATGACAAGGTCTTGGTCATATCTCAAGACGGATATTCGAGATGTGGGATCTTTTGCACCACGGCCGCGTGTTTGGAACAAGTCTACCACCGCCAAGAAGTGGACGTGTTCCAAGCAGTGAAAACCGTACGTCAGCACCGTCCCCAGCTCGTGGCCAACACTATGGAGTATAAATATTGTTATGATGTGGTTCTCCATTATGTCATGAACTACATCAAACCCCACACGGTTCGGAAATTCGAGACCGCCcgtaaaaagaaatga
- the LOC131887728 gene encoding G/T mismatch-specific thymine DNA glycosylase-like — protein sequence MNPSLTGGLAPPQALTLKKAAKRPKPASQAIPKTKSAKVPKRRVNRFNGMTEEEVALRGLPDYLREGLDIVFIGINPSLAAAYSGKYYDGPGNHFWQALFLSGLIDKPMGPHDDYKLMDMGIGFTNVCPRTTRGVADLSKAEIAAGAVVLKEKLLKYRPKIAVFNGKSIYQVYSESKKFMFGRQPEPLDHEGSTWIWVMPSSSARCAQLPRAVDKVPFFSALIKFRDFLHGKTAEPDEAEIVFANVVLKNAPRRPKVKVEQEEPPAEDSI from the coding sequence ATGAACCCATCTCTAACTGGAGGTTTAGCCCCACCCCAGGCGTTAACACTCAAGAAAGCCGCGAAACGCCCGAAACCGGCGTCCCAGGCTATTCCCAAAACTAAATCAGCCAAAGTGCCCAAGCGTCGCGTTAATCGCTTCAATGGCATGACTGAAGAGGAAGTAGCCCTACGCGGTTTACCCGATTATTTGCGAGAAGGCCTGGACATTGTGTTCATTGGGATCAATCCCAGTTTAGCCGCAGCTTACAGCGGCAAATACTATGACGGGCCGGGAAATCACTTTTGGCAAGCCCTCTTTCTCTCGGGCCTCATCGACAAACCCATGGGACCGCACGATGACTACAAGCTCATGGACATGGGCATTGGTTTCACCAATGTGTGTCCCAGAACCACTCGAGGCGTGGCTGACCTGTCCAAGGCCGAAATCGCGGCGGGTGCTGTGGTGCTCAAGGAGAAATTACTCAAATACCGTCCCAAGATCGCCGTGTTCAATGGCAAATCCATTTACCAAGTGTACAGTGAGAGCAAGAAGTTCATGTTTGGTCGGCAACCGGAGCCCTTGGACCATGAAGGCAGCACCTGGATTTGGGTCATGCCTAGTTCGTCGGCCCGTTGTGCTCAGTTGCCGCGGGCCGTGGATAAAGTACCCTTCTTTTCGGCATTGATTAAATTCCGGGACTTTCTCCACGGCAAGACCGCCGAGCCGGACGAGGCCGAAATTGTATTTGCCAATGTAGTGCTCAAGAACGCCCCTCGGAGACCTAAGGTCAAGGTGGAACAAGAGGAACCGCCGGCCGAGGACTCAATATGA